Proteins from a single region of Pseudomonas sp. BSw22131:
- a CDS encoding dipeptidase, with the protein MSPAELHADSIVIDGLIIAKWNRELFEDMRKGGLTMANCTVSVWEGFQQTVNSIASSQKLIRENSDLVIQVRNTADIRKAKEQGKTGILFGFQNAHAYEDQIGYVEIFKQLGVGIVQMCYNTQNLVGTGCYERDGGLSGFGREIVAEMNRVGVMCDLSHVGSKTSEEVILESKKPVTYSHCLPSGLKEHPRNKSDAELKFIADHGGFVGVTMFAPFLAKGIDSTIDDYAEAIEYVMNLVGEDAIGIGTDFTQGHGQDFFEYLTHDKGYARRLTSFGKIINPLGIRTVGEFPNLTETLLKRGHPERVVRKIMGENWVRVLADVWGE; encoded by the coding sequence ATGAGCCCAGCCGAATTGCACGCCGACAGCATCGTTATTGACGGGCTGATCATTGCCAAGTGGAACCGTGAGCTGTTCGAAGATATGCGCAAAGGCGGCCTGACCATGGCCAACTGCACGGTGTCGGTGTGGGAAGGTTTTCAGCAGACCGTCAACAGCATCGCGTCGAGCCAGAAACTGATCCGCGAAAACAGCGACCTGGTGATACAGGTGCGCAATACCGCCGACATCCGCAAAGCCAAGGAGCAGGGCAAGACCGGCATCCTGTTCGGCTTCCAGAACGCGCATGCCTATGAAGACCAGATCGGCTACGTCGAGATCTTCAAGCAGCTCGGCGTTGGCATTGTGCAGATGTGCTACAACACCCAGAACCTCGTTGGCACCGGTTGCTACGAGCGTGATGGCGGGTTGTCGGGTTTCGGTCGCGAGATCGTCGCCGAAATGAACCGCGTCGGCGTGATGTGCGACCTGTCCCACGTGGGTTCCAAGACCAGCGAAGAAGTCATCCTCGAATCCAAAAAGCCAGTGACTTATTCCCACTGCCTGCCTTCGGGTCTCAAAGAGCACCCGCGCAACAAATCCGACGCCGAACTCAAGTTTATTGCTGACCACGGCGGTTTTGTCGGCGTGACCATGTTCGCGCCGTTCCTCGCCAAGGGCATCGATTCGACCATCGACGACTACGCCGAAGCCATCGAGTACGTGATGAACCTTGTCGGCGAAGACGCCATCGGCATCGGCACCGACTTCACTCAGGGCCACGGCCAGGACTTCTTCGAGTACCTGACTCACGACAAGGGCTATGCCCGTCGCCTGACCAGCTTCGGCAAGATCATCAACCCGCTGGGCATCCGCACCGTGGGTGAGTTCCCCAATCTGACCGAGACCCTGCTCAAGCGCGGCCACCCCGAGCGCGTGGTGCGCAAGATCATGGGCGAAAACTGGGTGCGCGTCCTGGCGGACGTCTGGGGCGAATAG
- a CDS encoding lysozyme inhibitor LprI family protein, producing MKTILLALALFATGAHAAQNPDSTPCDGVDEDKQTLECSVYSRDTAVKLLDENFQNLLERVDTQFGANKAQADELKAKLKTAQDAWKKLRDADCAVEVFPDKPGTKDYNISQNDCLARTSDERSEYLESIAQSE from the coding sequence ATGAAAACGATTTTGCTGGCTTTGGCTCTATTCGCGACAGGCGCCCATGCAGCCCAAAACCCTGACTCCACGCCGTGCGATGGTGTCGACGAAGACAAACAGACGCTGGAGTGCTCGGTGTACAGCCGAGACACCGCCGTCAAACTGCTCGATGAGAACTTTCAAAACCTGCTGGAGCGCGTGGATACTCAGTTCGGTGCCAACAAGGCTCAGGCCGATGAGCTCAAGGCCAAGTTGAAAACTGCGCAGGATGCGTGGAAGAAACTGCGTGACGCCGATTGCGCAGTAGAAGTGTTCCCAGACAAGCCCGGCACCAAGGATTACAACATCAGCCAGAATGACTGCCTGGCGCGCACCAGTGACGAGCGATCCGAGTATCTGGAGTCCATCGCTCAATCGGAATGA
- a CDS encoding DUF3010 family protein: MKICGVEIKGSEAIFAVASRANDALEHLPLATKKIALEDDDESANVKAFSALIGKFVRNNDITQIAIKKRSKKGEFAGGPTTFKIETIFQLLDDCEVTLLSPQTINAQFKKHNFELPAALNKYQHEAYKAACSALMRTGK, encoded by the coding sequence ATGAAAATCTGTGGTGTAGAAATCAAAGGCAGCGAAGCCATTTTCGCTGTCGCCTCCCGCGCAAACGACGCACTCGAACACCTGCCATTGGCCACCAAGAAGATCGCCCTCGAAGACGACGATGAGTCGGCCAACGTAAAAGCCTTCAGCGCATTGATCGGCAAGTTCGTGCGCAACAACGACATCACGCAAATCGCGATCAAGAAACGCAGCAAGAAAGGCGAGTTTGCAGGCGGTCCGACCACGTTCAAGATTGAAACAATCTTCCAACTGCTGGACGACTGTGAGGTGACGCTGCTGTCGCCCCAGACCATCAACGCACAGTTCAAAAAGCATAATTTCGAACTGCCCGCAGCGCTGAACAAGTATCAGCACGAGGCTTATAAAGCCGCGTGCTCGGCGTTGATGAGGACCGGGAAGTAG
- a CDS encoding ATP-binding protein codes for MSKRTGFVFKRDGLAVTVADGLIGDGLQDYASGLFLAAPRRTGKSTFLREDLIPQCENRGWLTVYVDLWADRDKDPADLISTAIAAALTPYEKGIRKLAKSAGIEKLNFLRTLSWDFTQPQLPAGATLTQAIELLHRAAQKMIVLIIDEAQHALTSEAGVNAMFALKAARDELNQGVDRGDGGLRLVFTGSNRDKLAHLVLNKNQPFYGSSITPFPLLGKDFTKAYTAHLNSHLAQTNQFSAADIDDAFELVGRRPEMLRTIIGDVALELGEATQLGDLLRNSAAMLRAGVWAEFESAYNALTLPQRAVLQVMADRAQLNEPFAPFSDATVVAVAKVLQMLGSDVVPGTQTIQAGIDALREKELVWKSNRGAYALEDKAFADWLRQRQGL; via the coding sequence ATGTCGAAGCGTACTGGGTTTGTCTTCAAGCGGGATGGATTGGCAGTGACCGTTGCGGACGGTCTGATCGGTGACGGTCTGCAGGATTATGCGTCGGGGTTGTTTCTTGCGGCGCCAAGACGTACTGGCAAAAGTACATTTCTTCGCGAGGATCTGATTCCTCAATGTGAAAACCGAGGATGGCTAACGGTCTACGTCGATTTGTGGGCAGACCGGGACAAAGATCCCGCCGACCTTATTTCCACCGCCATCGCTGCCGCGTTGACCCCGTATGAAAAGGGTATTCGCAAACTGGCGAAATCAGCGGGCATCGAAAAGCTCAACTTTCTGCGCACTCTGTCCTGGGACTTTACCCAGCCGCAACTCCCCGCAGGCGCGACCCTGACGCAGGCCATTGAGCTACTGCACCGCGCAGCGCAAAAAATGATCGTGCTGATCATCGATGAGGCGCAACACGCGCTCACCAGCGAAGCAGGTGTCAACGCTATGTTTGCCCTCAAGGCCGCTCGGGACGAGCTCAATCAGGGGGTGGACCGAGGTGACGGCGGTCTGCGACTGGTGTTCACCGGCTCCAATCGCGACAAGCTCGCGCATCTGGTGCTCAACAAGAATCAGCCGTTCTACGGGTCGAGCATCACGCCCTTTCCGTTGTTAGGCAAAGACTTCACCAAGGCTTACACGGCCCACTTGAATAGCCATCTGGCACAGACCAACCAATTTTCTGCTGCTGACATCGACGATGCTTTCGAGCTGGTCGGGAGGCGTCCTGAAATGCTCCGCACCATTATTGGAGATGTTGCCCTGGAGCTTGGTGAAGCCACCCAATTGGGCGACCTCCTGCGCAATAGCGCCGCGATGTTACGAGCCGGTGTGTGGGCCGAGTTTGAAAGCGCCTACAACGCGCTGACGCTGCCACAACGCGCCGTGCTTCAGGTGATGGCCGATCGGGCCCAGCTCAACGAACCCTTCGCGCCATTTTCCGACGCAACGGTGGTGGCGGTCGCCAAAGTGCTCCAAATGTTGGGAAGCGATGTGGTGCCGGGTACGCAAACCATCCAGGCCGGTATTGACGCCCTGCGGGAGAAGGAACTGGTCTGGAAATCCAATCGCGGGGCTTACGCACTTGAGGACAAGGCGTTCGCCGACTGGTTACGGCAACGTCAGGGGTTGTAG
- a CDS encoding GlxA family transcriptional regulator: MSQDFYFLLLPGFSMMGFVSAVEPLRVANRFGGELYRWHVLSVDGGAVIASNGMSVNADAALETLKKGATLWVMGSVDPLKFCTTALEHWLRRLDHEGVTLGAIDTGAFVLAKAGLLDGYRLTLHWEALDALKESYPKLQATQELFEIDRRRITSAGGTASIDMMLDLIGQAHGPDLSIKVSEQFVLGRIRPRKDHQRMQIATRYGINNKKLVQVIGLMEQHTEPPLSTLALAEGIQVARRQLERLFRLHLNDTPSNFYLGLRLEKARQLLRQSDMSVLEVSIACGFESPSYFTRSYRARFTRCPREDRKRSAREQDAV, encoded by the coding sequence ATGTCCCAGGATTTCTACTTTCTGCTCTTACCCGGTTTTTCCATGATGGGTTTCGTGTCTGCGGTCGAGCCTTTGCGTGTTGCCAATCGTTTTGGTGGCGAGTTGTATCGCTGGCATGTGCTGAGTGTCGATGGCGGGGCGGTGATTGCCAGCAATGGCATGTCGGTGAACGCGGATGCAGCGCTGGAGACACTGAAGAAGGGCGCAACGCTGTGGGTGATGGGCAGCGTCGATCCGCTCAAGTTCTGTACGACTGCACTCGAGCACTGGTTGCGGCGCCTTGATCACGAAGGCGTAACGCTCGGCGCCATCGACACCGGAGCTTTCGTGCTGGCCAAGGCGGGTTTACTGGACGGGTATCGTCTGACCTTGCACTGGGAAGCGCTGGACGCATTGAAAGAGTCGTACCCCAAACTGCAGGCCACGCAAGAGCTGTTCGAAATCGACCGCCGGCGCATTACGTCTGCGGGAGGGACTGCGTCTATCGACATGATGCTCGACCTGATCGGGCAGGCCCACGGGCCGGATCTGTCGATCAAGGTGTCGGAGCAGTTCGTGCTGGGCCGCATCCGCCCGCGCAAAGACCACCAGCGCATGCAGATCGCCACGCGTTACGGCATCAACAACAAGAAACTGGTGCAGGTGATCGGGCTCATGGAACAACACACCGAGCCGCCGTTGAGTACGCTGGCGTTGGCAGAAGGTATTCAAGTGGCACGCCGGCAGCTCGAACGCTTGTTCCGGTTGCACTTGAACGACACCCCCAGCAATTTCTATTTGGGCCTGCGTTTGGAGAAAGCCCGACAGCTGCTTCGCCAGAGCGACATGAGCGTGCTGGAGGTAAGCATCGCGTGCGGGTTTGAATCGCCTTCGTATTTCACTCGTAGCTACAGAGCGAGGTTTACGCGATGTCCGCGGGAAGATCGCAAACGATCCGCGCGGGAGCAGGACGCGGTTTGA
- a CDS encoding BKACE family enzyme codes for MNHDVIITCALTGAGDTTGRSHLVPITPKQIAAAAVEAAKAGATVVHCHVRDPETGKFSRDVELYREVMDRIREADIDIIVNLTAGMGGDLEIGPGERPTNFGPNTDLVGPLERLAHVEALLPEICTLDCGTLNFGDGDTIYVSTPAQLREGARRIQELGVKAELEIFDTGHLWFAKQMMKEGLLDNPLFQLCLGIPWGAPADTTSMKAMVDNLPADVVWAGFGIGRMQMPMAAQAVLLGGNVRVGLEDNIWLDKGVLASNGALVERASEILSRLGARVMTPAEGRVKMGLKTRF; via the coding sequence ATGAATCACGACGTCATCATCACCTGCGCACTGACCGGTGCTGGCGACACGACCGGGCGAAGCCATCTGGTCCCGATCACGCCAAAGCAGATTGCGGCGGCGGCGGTCGAGGCGGCCAAAGCGGGGGCGACTGTGGTGCATTGCCACGTCCGCGACCCTGAAACCGGCAAGTTTAGCCGCGACGTCGAGCTATACCGCGAAGTGATGGACCGCATCCGCGAGGCTGACATCGACATCATCGTCAACCTGACCGCAGGCATGGGCGGCGACCTGGAAATCGGCCCGGGCGAGCGCCCTACCAATTTCGGCCCGAACACCGATCTGGTCGGCCCGCTGGAGCGTCTGGCGCATGTCGAGGCGCTGCTACCGGAAATCTGCACGCTCGATTGCGGCACGCTTAATTTCGGCGACGGCGACACTATTTACGTCTCCACACCGGCGCAGTTACGGGAAGGCGCCAGGCGTATCCAGGAACTGGGCGTGAAGGCCGAGCTGGAGATTTTCGACACCGGTCATTTGTGGTTCGCCAAGCAGATGATGAAAGAAGGCCTGTTGGATAACCCGCTGTTTCAACTGTGCCTGGGCATCCCGTGGGGCGCGCCGGCGGACACCACGAGCATGAAAGCAATGGTCGACAACTTGCCAGCTGACGTCGTGTGGGCCGGGTTTGGCATCGGTCGCATGCAGATGCCGATGGCGGCACAGGCGGTGTTGCTGGGCGGCAACGTCAGAGTCGGGCTGGAAGACAACATCTGGCTGGATAAAGGCGTGCTGGCCAGCAACGGCGCACTGGTCGAACGCGCCAGCGAAATCCTCAGCCGACTGGGCGCACGGGTCATGACCCCGGCAGAAGGCCGCGTGAAGATGGGCCTGAAGACGCGTTTCTAA
- a CDS encoding L-carnitine dehydrogenase, whose amino-acid sequence MTFITHIKTFAALGSGVIGSGWVARALAHGLDVVAWDPAPGAEAALRKRVANAWPALEQKGLVRGASQDRLRFVPTIEECVRDADFIQESAPERLDLKLDLHGRISAAAKPDALIGSSTSGLLPSEFYESATHPERCVVGHPFNPVYLLPLVEVVGGKNTAPEAIQAAMQVYESLGMRPLHVRKEVPGFIADRLLEALWREALHLVNDGVATTGEIDDAIRFGAGLRWSFMGTFLTYTLAGGDAGMRHFMAQFGPALKLPWTYLPAPELTDKLIDDVVDGTRDQLGTHSIAALERYRDDCLLAVMEAVKKTKQKHGMAFAD is encoded by the coding sequence ATGACCTTCATCACTCACATCAAAACCTTCGCTGCATTGGGCAGCGGCGTCATCGGCAGCGGCTGGGTTGCAAGGGCGCTGGCTCACGGCCTGGACGTCGTGGCCTGGGACCCGGCGCCCGGCGCTGAAGCGGCCCTGCGCAAACGCGTCGCCAACGCCTGGCCTGCGCTTGAGCAAAAAGGCTTGGTACGCGGCGCATCGCAGGACCGGCTTCGCTTCGTACCGACCATCGAGGAGTGCGTTCGCGATGCCGACTTCATTCAGGAAAGCGCCCCTGAGCGCTTGGACCTTAAACTCGATCTGCACGGCAGAATCAGCGCAGCTGCCAAACCTGATGCACTGATCGGCTCCAGCACCTCGGGCCTGCTGCCTTCAGAGTTCTACGAAAGCGCGACCCATCCCGAGCGCTGTGTGGTGGGACACCCTTTCAACCCGGTGTATCTGCTCCCGTTGGTGGAAGTGGTCGGCGGCAAAAACACTGCACCTGAGGCGATTCAGGCCGCCATGCAGGTTTACGAATCGCTTGGCATGCGCCCGCTGCATGTGCGCAAGGAAGTGCCCGGTTTCATTGCTGACCGGCTGTTGGAGGCGCTATGGCGCGAGGCGCTGCATCTGGTCAACGACGGCGTTGCGACCACCGGCGAGATTGATGACGCAATCCGCTTCGGCGCAGGGCTGCGCTGGTCGTTCATGGGCACGTTTCTGACTTACACCCTGGCAGGCGGTGATGCAGGCATGCGGCACTTCATGGCCCAGTTCGGTCCGGCGCTGAAGCTTCCGTGGACTTACCTGCCAGCTCCTGAACTGACGGACAAACTGATCGACGACGTGGTCGATGGCACTCGGGATCAGCTCGGTACGCACAGCATCGCAGCACTTGAGCGTTATCGGGATGACTGCCTGCTGGCGGTGATGGAAGCGGTGAAGAAGACCAAGCAGAAACATGGGATGGCGTTTGCCGATTGA
- a CDS encoding thioesterase family protein: protein MPILTTYRTPVLAEWVDYNGHLRDAFYLLIFSYATDAFMDLIGLDSNDRDASGHSLFTLEAHINYLHEVKLNEQVEVRTQIVAHDKKRVHLYHSLHRAGVDEALAASEQMLLHVDLAGGAKSAPFNEQSLEKLAEVLDMQIDQPKPTYVGRVIGLPPQR from the coding sequence ATGCCAATCCTCACCACCTATAGAACGCCCGTCCTTGCCGAGTGGGTCGACTACAACGGGCATCTTCGTGATGCGTTCTATCTGCTCATCTTCAGCTACGCGACCGATGCGTTCATGGATTTGATCGGGCTGGACAGCAATGATCGTGACGCCAGCGGTCACTCATTGTTCACCCTGGAAGCGCACATCAATTACCTGCACGAAGTGAAGCTGAACGAACAAGTGGAGGTTCGGACCCAGATCGTCGCCCACGATAAAAAGCGCGTTCACCTCTATCACAGTCTGCACCGGGCGGGCGTCGATGAGGCGTTGGCGGCGAGTGAGCAAATGCTGCTGCATGTTGACCTGGCGGGTGGAGCCAAATCTGCGCCGTTCAATGAGCAATCCCTCGAAAAACTGGCAGAGGTGCTGGACATGCAGATCGACCAGCCGAAGCCCACCTATGTCGGACGCGTGATAGGCCTGCCGCCGCAACGCTGA